Proteins encoded together in one Coffea arabica cultivar ET-39 chromosome 2c, Coffea Arabica ET-39 HiFi, whole genome shotgun sequence window:
- the LOC140003981 gene encoding DNA polymerase alpha-associated DNA helicase A-like isoform X2 — protein MEASCISCRSISTLDLKPLQKRPSFCWPRCNDFLFPAHPTLASTYLFDGNNLVFSHPLSFASPFSRCPRTGCRRSTTFCATNTQRKRSHRKNRGGGRAVADADIAGLKTGVGPIEIATITTVAEGDGDRVRRREAQGPNGQETCSPANVRSLYQNGDPLGRRDLGKCVVRWICQGMKAMASDFTTAEMQGEFSEVRQRMGPGLTFVIQAQPYLNAVPMPLGLEAICLKVCTHYPTLFDHFQRELRDVLQDLQRKSVLQDWRQTESWKLLKELANSAQHRAIARKNPQPKSVPGVLGLDLEKVKAIQNRIDDFTKHMSDLLLIERDSELEFTQEELNAVPMPDENSDAAKPIEFLVSHAQAEQELCDTICNLNAVSTSTGLGGMHLVLFRAEGNHRLPPTTLSPGDMVCVRTCDSRGAGATSCMQGFVNNLGEDGCSITVALESRYGDPTFSKLFGKSIRIDRIQGLADAVTYERNCEALMMLQKKGLQKRNPSIAVVTTLFGDSEDVRLLEENHLVDWTEVELNGLLDSKSYDVSQRRAIALGLNRKRPALIIQGPPGTGKTGLLKELIPLAVKQGERVLVTAPTNSAVDNMVEKLCDSGIKIVRVGNPVRISQAVASRSLVQIVNAKLADFQAEIERKKSNLRKDLKHCLKDDSLAAGIRQLLKQLGKTMKKKEKETVREILSSAQVVLATNTGAADPLIRRLDTFDLVVIDEAGQAIEPSCWIPILLGKRCILAGDQCQLAPVILSRKAAEGGLGISLLERAASLHKGIMVTRLTVQYRMNDAIASWASKEMYGGLLKSSSSVSSHLLVDSPFVKPTWITQCPLLLLDTRMPHGSLSIGCEEHLDPAGTGSFFNEGEADIVVQHVYSLINAARSSFILIPIQFQYESSTNCFHHKKIYMC, from the exons ATGGAAGCCTCCTGCATTTCCTGCCGAAGCATCTCCACCTTGGACTTGAAGCCACTTCAAAAACGCCCCAGTTTCTGCTGGCCCCGCTGCAATGACTTCCTTTTCCCCGCTCATCCTACCTTGGCTTCCACCTATCTGTTCGATGGCAATAATCTCGTCTTTTCTCATCCCCTCTCATTTGCCTCTCCATTTTCACGCTGCCCCCGGACCGGTTGTCGGCGCAGCACAACTTTCTGCGCCACCAATACACAGAGAAAAAGAAGCCACCGTAAGAACAGGGGAGGAGGAAGAGCTGTTGCTGATGCTGACATTGCCGGGCTGAAAACCGGCGTAGGGCCTATTGAGATTGCGACCATTACGACTGTTGCTGAAGGTGACGGAGACAGGGTAAGGAGGCGAGAAGCACAGGGACCGAATGGGCAGGAAACATGTTCACCGGCTAACGTGCGTTCTCTGTATCAGAACGGTGATCCACTCGGGCGGAGAGATTTGGGTAAGTGCGTTGTTAGATGGATATGCCAAGGCATGAAAGCCATGGCTTCCGACTTTACCACTGCTGAGATGCAGGGGGAATTCTCTGAGGTCAGACAACGTATGGGACCAGGTTTGACCTTCGTGATCCAGGCCCAGCCATACCTCAACGCCGTCCCCATGCCCCTTGGTCTCGAAGCCATCTGCCTCAAGGTCTGCACTCATTATCCCACCCTGTTCGATCATTTCCAGAGGGAGCTTAGAGACGTGCTTCAGGATCTCCAGCGGAAGTCGGTGCTTCAGGATTGGCGCCAAACTGAGTCTTGGAAGCTGCTAAAAGAATTAGCAAATTCTG CTCAGCATAGAGCCATTGCCAGGAAGAATCCCCAGCCAAAGTCCGTGCCAGGCGTTTTAGGATTGGATCTCGAGAAGGTTAAAGCCATTCAGAATAGGATAGATGATTTCACCAAGCATATGTCGGATCTACTTTTGATCGAAAGGGACTCCGAATTGGAGTTTACACAAGAGGAGTTGAATGCTGTTCCTATGCCGGATGAGAATTCTGACGCTGCAAAGCCGATTGAATTTTTGGTTAGCCATGCCCAGGCTGAGCAAGAACTCTGTGATACTATCTGCAATCTGAATGCTGTTAGCACATCTACAG GATTAGGGGGAATGCATTTGGTGCTATTCAGAGCAGAGGGAAATCATAGATTACCTCCCACAACCCTATCTCCTGGAGACATGGTTTGCGTGCGAACGTGTGACAGTAGGGGTGCTGGTGCCACTTCTTGCATGCAAGGTTTTGTGAATAATTTAGGGGAAGATGGATGTAGCATCACTGTGGCCCTGGAATCCCGTTATGGTGATCCAACATTTTCTAAGCTCTTTGGCAAGAGCATCCGCATTGATCGTATCCAAGGTCTGGCCGATGCTGTCACATATGAG CGTAATTGTGAAGCTCTGATGATGCTCCAGAAGAAAGGTTTGCaaaaaagaaatccatcaatagCTGTTGTGACTACGCTATTTGGAGACAGCGAAGATGTTAGATTGCTGGAAGAGAATCATTTAGTAGACTGGACTGAAGTGGAACTGAATGGCTTGTTAGATAGTAAATCATATGACGTCTCGCAGAGAAGAGCAATTGCATTGGGTCTAAACAGGAAGCGACCTGCGCTGATAATTCAAGGTCCTCCTGGGACTGGAAAAACAGGTTTGTTGAAAGAACTAATTCCCCTTGCGGTTAAACAAGGTGAAAGGGTGCTTGTAACAGCACCTACAAATTCAGCTGTTGACAACATGGTTGAAAAATTGTGTGATAGTGGGATCAAAATTGTTCGGGTCGGCAACCCAGTGCGAATATCTCAAGCAGTAGCTTCGAGATCTTTGGTTCAGATTGTTAACGCCAAACTTGCAGATTTTCAAGCAGAGATTGAGAGAAAGAAGTCCAATTTAAGAAAGGACCTTAAACATTGTTTAAAGGATGATTCTTTGGCTGCTGGCATACGTCAGCTCCTGAAGCAACTGGGAAAAACaatgaagaagaaggaaaaggaaactgTTAGAGAAATTTTGTCTAGCGCTCAAGTAGTTCTTGCCACAAACACTGGGGCAGCTGATCCGCTCATTAGAAGGTTGGACACCTTTGATTTGGTTGTTATTGATGAAGCAGGTCAAGCCATTGAACCGTCTTGTTGGATACCAATTTTGCTAGGAAAACGATGTATTCTTGCTGGGGATCAGTGCCAGCTTGCTCCTGTTATTTTGTCTAGAAAAGCTGCTGAAGGGGGTCTTGGAATATCTCTTCTAGAACGAGCAGCAAGTTTGCACAAAGGGATTATGGTAACCAGGCTGACTGTACAGTACAGAATGAATGATGCAATAGCTAGCTGGGCTTCAAAAGAGATGTATGGTGGACTATTGAAGTCTTCTTCAAGTGTCAGCAGTCATCTTCTTGTAGATTCACCTTTCGTCAAG CCCACATGGATAACACAGTGCCCTTTGCTTTTGCTTGACACAAGAATGCCTCATGGAAGTTTATCAATTGGTTGTGAAGAGCACTTGGATCCTGCTGGCACAGGCTCTTTTTTTAATGAGGGGGAAGCAGACATCGTTGTGCAACATGTCTATTCTTTGATTAACGCTG CCAGATCTAGTTTCATTTTGATTCCAATCCAATTCCAATATGAAAGCAGCACGAATTGTTTTCACCACAAGAAAATATACAT GTGTTAG
- the LOC140003981 gene encoding DNA polymerase alpha-associated DNA helicase A-like isoform X1, which produces MEASCISCRSISTLDLKPLQKRPSFCWPRCNDFLFPAHPTLASTYLFDGNNLVFSHPLSFASPFSRCPRTGCRRSTTFCATNTQRKRSHRKNRGGGRAVADADIAGLKTGVGPIEIATITTVAEGDGDRVRRREAQGPNGQETCSPANVRSLYQNGDPLGRRDLGKCVVRWICQGMKAMASDFTTAEMQGEFSEVRQRMGPGLTFVIQAQPYLNAVPMPLGLEAICLKVCTHYPTLFDHFQRELRDVLQDLQRKSVLQDWRQTESWKLLKELANSAQHRAIARKNPQPKSVPGVLGLDLEKVKAIQNRIDDFTKHMSDLLLIERDSELEFTQEELNAVPMPDENSDAAKPIEFLVSHAQAEQELCDTICNLNAVSTSTGLGGMHLVLFRAEGNHRLPPTTLSPGDMVCVRTCDSRGAGATSCMQGFVNNLGEDGCSITVALESRYGDPTFSKLFGKSIRIDRIQGLADAVTYERNCEALMMLQKKGLQKRNPSIAVVTTLFGDSEDVRLLEENHLVDWTEVELNGLLDSKSYDVSQRRAIALGLNRKRPALIIQGPPGTGKTGLLKELIPLAVKQGERVLVTAPTNSAVDNMVEKLCDSGIKIVRVGNPVRISQAVASRSLVQIVNAKLADFQAEIERKKSNLRKDLKHCLKDDSLAAGIRQLLKQLGKTMKKKEKETVREILSSAQVVLATNTGAADPLIRRLDTFDLVVIDEAGQAIEPSCWIPILLGKRCILAGDQCQLAPVILSRKAAEGGLGISLLERAASLHKGIMVTRLTVQYRMNDAIASWASKEMYGGLLKSSSSVSSHLLVDSPFVKPTWITQCPLLLLDTRMPHGSLSIGCEEHLDPAGTGSFFNEGEADIVVQHVYSLINAGVSPTAIAVQSPYVAQVQLLRDRLDEVPEAAGVDVATIDSFQGRESDAVIISMVRSNNLGAVGFLGDSRRMNVAITRARKHVAVICDSSTICHNPFLARLLRHIRYFGRVKHTEPGSFGGSGIAMNPILPSFG; this is translated from the exons ATGGAAGCCTCCTGCATTTCCTGCCGAAGCATCTCCACCTTGGACTTGAAGCCACTTCAAAAACGCCCCAGTTTCTGCTGGCCCCGCTGCAATGACTTCCTTTTCCCCGCTCATCCTACCTTGGCTTCCACCTATCTGTTCGATGGCAATAATCTCGTCTTTTCTCATCCCCTCTCATTTGCCTCTCCATTTTCACGCTGCCCCCGGACCGGTTGTCGGCGCAGCACAACTTTCTGCGCCACCAATACACAGAGAAAAAGAAGCCACCGTAAGAACAGGGGAGGAGGAAGAGCTGTTGCTGATGCTGACATTGCCGGGCTGAAAACCGGCGTAGGGCCTATTGAGATTGCGACCATTACGACTGTTGCTGAAGGTGACGGAGACAGGGTAAGGAGGCGAGAAGCACAGGGACCGAATGGGCAGGAAACATGTTCACCGGCTAACGTGCGTTCTCTGTATCAGAACGGTGATCCACTCGGGCGGAGAGATTTGGGTAAGTGCGTTGTTAGATGGATATGCCAAGGCATGAAAGCCATGGCTTCCGACTTTACCACTGCTGAGATGCAGGGGGAATTCTCTGAGGTCAGACAACGTATGGGACCAGGTTTGACCTTCGTGATCCAGGCCCAGCCATACCTCAACGCCGTCCCCATGCCCCTTGGTCTCGAAGCCATCTGCCTCAAGGTCTGCACTCATTATCCCACCCTGTTCGATCATTTCCAGAGGGAGCTTAGAGACGTGCTTCAGGATCTCCAGCGGAAGTCGGTGCTTCAGGATTGGCGCCAAACTGAGTCTTGGAAGCTGCTAAAAGAATTAGCAAATTCTG CTCAGCATAGAGCCATTGCCAGGAAGAATCCCCAGCCAAAGTCCGTGCCAGGCGTTTTAGGATTGGATCTCGAGAAGGTTAAAGCCATTCAGAATAGGATAGATGATTTCACCAAGCATATGTCGGATCTACTTTTGATCGAAAGGGACTCCGAATTGGAGTTTACACAAGAGGAGTTGAATGCTGTTCCTATGCCGGATGAGAATTCTGACGCTGCAAAGCCGATTGAATTTTTGGTTAGCCATGCCCAGGCTGAGCAAGAACTCTGTGATACTATCTGCAATCTGAATGCTGTTAGCACATCTACAG GATTAGGGGGAATGCATTTGGTGCTATTCAGAGCAGAGGGAAATCATAGATTACCTCCCACAACCCTATCTCCTGGAGACATGGTTTGCGTGCGAACGTGTGACAGTAGGGGTGCTGGTGCCACTTCTTGCATGCAAGGTTTTGTGAATAATTTAGGGGAAGATGGATGTAGCATCACTGTGGCCCTGGAATCCCGTTATGGTGATCCAACATTTTCTAAGCTCTTTGGCAAGAGCATCCGCATTGATCGTATCCAAGGTCTGGCCGATGCTGTCACATATGAG CGTAATTGTGAAGCTCTGATGATGCTCCAGAAGAAAGGTTTGCaaaaaagaaatccatcaatagCTGTTGTGACTACGCTATTTGGAGACAGCGAAGATGTTAGATTGCTGGAAGAGAATCATTTAGTAGACTGGACTGAAGTGGAACTGAATGGCTTGTTAGATAGTAAATCATATGACGTCTCGCAGAGAAGAGCAATTGCATTGGGTCTAAACAGGAAGCGACCTGCGCTGATAATTCAAGGTCCTCCTGGGACTGGAAAAACAGGTTTGTTGAAAGAACTAATTCCCCTTGCGGTTAAACAAGGTGAAAGGGTGCTTGTAACAGCACCTACAAATTCAGCTGTTGACAACATGGTTGAAAAATTGTGTGATAGTGGGATCAAAATTGTTCGGGTCGGCAACCCAGTGCGAATATCTCAAGCAGTAGCTTCGAGATCTTTGGTTCAGATTGTTAACGCCAAACTTGCAGATTTTCAAGCAGAGATTGAGAGAAAGAAGTCCAATTTAAGAAAGGACCTTAAACATTGTTTAAAGGATGATTCTTTGGCTGCTGGCATACGTCAGCTCCTGAAGCAACTGGGAAAAACaatgaagaagaaggaaaaggaaactgTTAGAGAAATTTTGTCTAGCGCTCAAGTAGTTCTTGCCACAAACACTGGGGCAGCTGATCCGCTCATTAGAAGGTTGGACACCTTTGATTTGGTTGTTATTGATGAAGCAGGTCAAGCCATTGAACCGTCTTGTTGGATACCAATTTTGCTAGGAAAACGATGTATTCTTGCTGGGGATCAGTGCCAGCTTGCTCCTGTTATTTTGTCTAGAAAAGCTGCTGAAGGGGGTCTTGGAATATCTCTTCTAGAACGAGCAGCAAGTTTGCACAAAGGGATTATGGTAACCAGGCTGACTGTACAGTACAGAATGAATGATGCAATAGCTAGCTGGGCTTCAAAAGAGATGTATGGTGGACTATTGAAGTCTTCTTCAAGTGTCAGCAGTCATCTTCTTGTAGATTCACCTTTCGTCAAG CCCACATGGATAACACAGTGCCCTTTGCTTTTGCTTGACACAAGAATGCCTCATGGAAGTTTATCAATTGGTTGTGAAGAGCACTTGGATCCTGCTGGCACAGGCTCTTTTTTTAATGAGGGGGAAGCAGACATCGTTGTGCAACATGTCTATTCTTTGATTAACGCTG GTGTTAGTCCAACAGCCATTGCTGTGCAGTCCCCATATGTTGCCCAAGTGCAGCTACTAAGGGACAGGCTTGATGAGGTTCCTGAGGCAGCGGGTGTTGATGTTGCAACCATTGATAGCTTCCAAGGCCGGGAATCAGATGCCGTCATAATATCCATG GTGCGCTCAAACAACTTGGGCGCTGTTGGCTTTTTAGGGGATAGCCGGCGAATGAATGTTGCTATAACAAGAGCGCGCAAACATGTTGCCGTCATTTGTGATAGCTCAACAATATGTCATAACCCTTTCTTGGCCAGATTGCTACGGCATATCAGATATTTTGGTAGAGTGAAGCACACCGAGCCTGGGAGTTTTGGTGGATCTGGCATTGCCATGAATCCCATATTACCTTCATTTGGTTGA